A genomic region of Sylvia atricapilla isolate bSylAtr1 chromosome 19, bSylAtr1.pri, whole genome shotgun sequence contains the following coding sequences:
- the PRRC2B gene encoding protein PRRC2B isoform X2 — protein sequence MSDRLGQITKGKDGKSKYSTLSLFDKYKGKSIEAIRTTVIPRHGLQSLGKVAAARRMPPPANLPSLKSENKGNDPNIIIVPKDGTGWANKQDQPDQKSSSATAAQLQESLPQQGLQKSVSNLQKPTQSISQESTNSVPGGPKSWAQLNGKPAGQEGGSRASSRLLSFSPEEFPTLKAAGEQDKVGKEKGALDPSYGPGPSLRPQNVTSWREGGGRNVTSATSLTASPAELGSKTSSTGDGAPSSASDPKEPSLRPAQPVRKGASQFMGNVYQPPTYHDMLPAFMCPQQPSETPASLDRGSFPVPQLRLEPRVPFRQFQMNDQDGKENRPSLSRPTRPLRQQMERVPRPTIINAENLKGLDELDNDADDGWAGIHDEVDYSEKLKFSEDEEEEETLKDGRQKWNSWDPRRQRQLSLSSADSADAKHTLEEGKNWNDSVGLSRPVRKAQDSQQPPRKLNGWSSASEYQKPALGSVLRQQSLEDKEEKVPVRQKFVHSEISEAVERARRRREEEERRAREERLAACAAKLKQLDQKCKLAQKSGETQKHTENEDVRPPSTEKNTTQENGHAFRKATPEFHTQDASVGYLEEESPAPAAAAQSSSEEELREAPSPAQEFNKYQKSLPPRFQRQQQQQQQQEQLYKMQHWQQQVYPPPSHSHPQRTFYPPHPQMLGFDPRWMMMPSYMDPRMAQSRTPVDFYPSALHPSGIMKPMIQQDSIGGSGCRSEDQNCQAGQAERKTAPLDPVPVWGQDSYTSLQNKGYSLSHQKQADNVSMEGLHARNESYSASARPESLSTQRDLFEERGEEYLNAFDKKAQADFDSCLSSQRIGQDLLFQHQESVQEACPGGSRHVNLRCSPLEPDFMQAEKKPEYNGWDISHHQKPAEAAAEVAEEAPRDEQSFSADPWKKEGATTKQATEETAEWAPESRNTSGQHQEQMARTRRSGPIKKPVLKALKVEEKEKEMEKIKLEGEDSSRPLKEKAAVQKVENESDDSAALLNSTRYLLDDKGSSQTSLAREAEKSQEEEEEEEEEEEKPERTWENKLSRESSDLPPTKRNNWIFIDEEQAFGGRGQGRGRGRGFREFTFRGRGTVVGSRGVYNNNNNQRSSRGRGLREFNQPEDFPRGKPRRRIASETHSEGSEYEELPKRRRQRGSENSNEGSVLDREDSDLKKGDFKESWRSNKIYSDDHNSLDPKRAPRAFGRSLPPRLSNSGYGRRGFMGKEPTQWQGRSGGGGWQEYSHTSPSDTFGSRQQSDRDYIQDSYKHADSFSSRVFDESHLDDKRHFFQEDYSADQENIENRPFRRRRPPRQDKPPRFRRLRQERESVGQWNPEEGGPNLLPSQWPGRPKLGAAEKSSISGRRSPELSYQNSSDHANEEWETASESSDFSERRERRDGVPESESQLEGGLGTGNLGEKRELAKRSFSSQRPLVDRQSRKAEPAGFAEQSVRTGVGAASRYESQQNGTLIKSKRSPEEGGGLGNTSGGSSHSIYSLDRASHVNSESAEGPGKKPEKEHKPTAQRASEKGEALSQFELSYGSTIIDNRVSSTTEENEVGSIAGEGFIEVLTKKQRRLLEEERRKKEQAAQAPAKARVLQSRIPPRFAKKQNSLCLEQSDVTVSGNSLGTEIWESNSPALSVQSPGSDSWSKPVNAFNGTESSTEGFKGSQGDSGIDLSAESRESSATSSQRSSPYGTLKPEEMNGAGLVDPKPDCQKEQVQKQTDKKDSDQGSGQNKEHKPGPIGNERSLKNRKGSEGTERLEGNIPPVNGVEIHVDSVLPVPPIEFGVNPKDSDFSLPPGSASGTAANPVTKLQDALASNAGLTQSIPILRRDHHLQRCIGLNPMSFPTADLTLKMESARKAWENSPSLPEQNSPGGAGSGIQPPSSVGASNGVSYSSFGGVSMPPMPVASVAPSASIPGNHIPPLYLDGHVFASQPRLVPQTIPQQQSYQQAAAAQQIPISLHTSLQAQAQLGLRGGLPVSQSQEMYSSIQPFRSQVYMHPSLSQPSTMVLTGGTALKPPYSAFPGMQPLEVVKTQSGSPYQPMNGSQALVYEGQINQAGMGASQMMDSQLTQLTMPVPGSQLPLPRYGSGQQPLLLPQSIQLPQGQNLPVGAPRRILPPGSQPSVLAASRESSQMEMKGFHFSDGKQSMSSGGSVPSPHAYRIYSMNVVDSSISRPSSASPSGKPSGPAVSMGSVQGHYVQQAKQRVDDNKANLGAVKLQETASTNQMKPVRTGAIKPQAVKVEESKA from the exons ATGTCCGATCGTTTGGGGCAAATAACCaagggaaaggatgggaaaagcAAGTACTCGACTCTCAGCCTGTTTGATAAGTATAAAGGAAAGTCAATAGAAGCTATCAGAACTACAG TTATTCCTAGACATGGCTTACAGAGTCTTGGGAAAGTTGCTGCTGCCCGGCGCATGCCACCTCCTGCAAATTTGCCTAGCTTGAAGTCTGAGAACAAAGGAAACGACCCCAACATCATTATAGTACCCAAGGACGGTACAGGATGGGCAAACAAGCAGGATCAGCCAGACCAAAAGAG TTCCAGTGCGACggctgcacagctgcaggagtCGCTGCCGCAGCAGGGTTTGCAGAAATCTGTCTCCAATTTACAGAAACCGACACAGTCAATCAGTCAGGAG agtacAAATTCAGTGCCAGGTGGACCAAAGTCATGGGCACAGCTGAATGGAAAGCCAGCAGGACAAGAAGGTG GTTCAAGGGCCTCAAGCCGACTGTTATCCTTCTCTCCCGAGGAATTTCCGACGCTGAAAGCAGCTGGCGAGCAGGACAAGGTTGGCAAAGAAAAGGGCGCCTTAGATCCGTCGTATGGGCCAGGACCAAGCCTCCGCCCCCAGA ATGTCACCAGTTGGAGGGAGGGCGGTGGGAGGAACGTCACCTCTGCCACATCTCTGACCGCCTcccctgctgagctgggcagcaAGACCTCCAGCACTGGAGACGGGGCCCCCTCCTCGGCCAGCGACCCCAAGGAGCCGTCTCTCCGCCCAGCTCAGCCCGTCCGCAAAGGGGCCTCGCAGTTCATGGGGAACGTCTACCAGCCGCCCACCTACCATGACATGCTGCCTGCTTTT ATGTGTCCACAACAGCCATCAGAGACCCCAGCATCGCTGGACCGAGGGTCTTTCCCTGTTCCTCAGCTTCGGCTTGAGCCCCGGGTACCTTTCAGACAATTCCAGATGAATGACCAGGATGG GAAAGAGAACAGGCCAAGCCTGTCTCGCCCAACACGCCCACTTCGGCAGCAGATGGAGCGAGTGCCCCGGCCCACCATCATCAATGCAGAGAACCTGAAAGGGCTGGATGAGCTGGACAATGATGCAGATGATGGATGGGCAG GCATTCATGATGAAGTAGATTACTCTGAGAAACTAAAATTTAGTgaagatgaagaagaggaagaaactCTTAAAGATGGACGACAGAAGTG GAACAGCTGGGATCCCAGAAGGCAGCGACAGttgtccctgagctctgcagacagTGCAGATGCCAAGCACACcttggaggaaggaaagaattgGAATGATTCAGTTGGCTTGTCCCGGCCAGTCCGGAAAGCACAGGATTCACAGCAGCCTCCAAGGAAGCTGAATGGCTGGAGCTCTGCCTCAGAATACCAG AAGCCTGCACTGGGAAGTGTTCTCAGACAGCAGTCCCTCGAggataaagaagaaaaggtacCTGTGAGACAGAAGTTTGTGCACTCCGAGATCTCTGAGGCTGTCGAGAGAGCCAGGAGGAGACGCGAGGAGGAGGAGCGGCGAGCCAGGGAGGAGCGcctggcagcctgtgctgcaaaGCTCAAGCAACTTGATCAGAAATGCAAACTGGCTCAGAAGAGTGGGgagacacagaaacacacagagaatgAAGATGTGAGacctcccagcacagagaaaaacactACACAAGAGAATGGCCATGCTTTCCGTAAAG cAACCCCTGAGTTTCACACACAGGATGCCTCTGTTGGCTATCTGGAAGAGGAGagtcctgctccagcagcagcagcccaaagcagcagtgaggaggagCTCAGAGAAGCTCCCTCACCTGCACAAGAATTCAACAAATACCAGAAGTCTCTTCCCCCACGattccagaggcagcagcagcagcaacagcagcag gagcagctgtaCAAGatgcagcactggcagcagcaggtgtatcctcccccatcccactcccATCCCCAGCGGACATTCTACCCGCCACACCCGCAGATGCTCGGCTTCGATCCCCGCTGGATGATGATGCCCTCCTACATGGACCCTCGCATGGCCCAGAGCCGCACCCCCGTGGATTTCTACCCTTCAGCCCTTCACCCTTCAG GAATTATGAAGCCCATGATTCAGCAGGACTCCATTGGTGGGAGCGGCTGTCGGTCTGAAGATCAGAACTGTCAGGCAggacaggcagagaggaaaactgCTCCCTTGGATCCTGTGCCAGTGTGGGGCCAGGACAGCTACACATCCCTGCAGAACAAAGGATACTCCCTGTCACATCAAAAACAGGCTGACAATGTGAGCATGGAGGGGCTGCATGCCAG aAATGAAAGTTATTCTGCTTCTGCAAGGCCGGAGAGTCTGAGCACTCAGCGAGATCTCTTtgaggagagaggggaggagTATTTGAATGCTTTTGACAAGAAAGCCCAAGCAGACTTTGACAGCTGCCTGTCTTCTCAGAGGATAGGCCAGGATCTCTTGTTCCAGCATCAGGAGAGTGTGCAGGAAGCCTGTCCTGGTGGCAGTCGCCATGTGAATCTGAGGTGTTCACCCCTTGAGCCTGATTTTATGCAAGCAGAGAAGAAGCCTGAATATAATGGTTGGGATATCAGCCACCATCAGAaacctgcagaggcagcagcgGAAGTCGCTGAAGAAGCACCCCGGGATGAGCAGTCATTCAGTGCAGACCCATGGAAGAAAGAAGGAGCCACTACCAAACAGGCCACTGAAGAGACAGCAGAGTGGGCTCCTGAGAGCCGCAACACCAGcgggcagcaccaggagcaaaTGGCAAGGACACGGCGGTCGGGCCCCATTAAAAAACCAGTCCTGAAAGCCCTCAAggtggaagagaaggagaaggagatggAGAAGATTAAACTGGAGGGAGAGGACAGCTCACGCCCGCTGAAGGAAAAGGCAGCTGTTCAGAAGGTAGAAAATGAGTCAGATGACTCTGCTGCCTTGCTGAACTCCACGCGTTACCTGCTGGATGACAAAGGTTCTTCCCAAACCAGCCTTGCACGAGAGGCTGAGAAATCccaagaggaagaggaggaggaggaggaggaagaagagaagccAGAAAGAACCTGGGAGAACAAACTATCCAGAGAGAGCAGTGATCTCCCTcccacaaaaagaaacaactggatCTTCATTGATGAGGAGCAAGCCTTTGGTGGGAGAGGTCAAGGGCGTGGGCGAGGGAGAGGCTTCAGAGAGTTCACTTTCAGAGGCCGAGGCACGGttgtgggcagcagaggggtctacaacaacaacaacaaccagaGGAGCAGCCGGGGCAGAGGGCTCCGAGAGTTCAACCAGCCAGAGGACTTCCCCAGAGGCAAACCAAGGCGCCGCATTGCCAGCGAGACGCACAGTGAAGGGTCAGAGTACGAGGAGCTCCCCAAGCGTCGCCGGCAGAGGGGCTCAGAGAACAGCAATGAAGGCTCTGTGCTGGACAGGGAGGACAGTGATTTGAAAAAGGGAGACTTCAAAGAGTCTTGGAGGTCCAACAAAATCTATTCTGATGATCACAACAGCCTGGATCCTAAGAGGGCTCCAAGAGCCTTTGGGAGATCACTGCCACCAAGACTGAGCAACTCTGGCTATGGGCGAAGGGGTTTCATGGGTAAGGAGCCCACCCAGTGGCAAGGCAGgagtggaggaggagggtggcAGGAGTACAGCCACACCTCTCCATCAGACACTtttgggagcaggcagcagtcTGACAGGGACTACATTCAGGATTCTTACAAACACGCGGATTCCTTCTCCAGCCGGGTTTTTGATGAGAGTCATCTGGATGACAAAAGGCACTTTTTCCAGGAGGATTACTCAGCGGATCAGGAGAACATAGAGAACAGGCCCTTCAGGAGGCGGCGTCCTCCCCGCCAGGACAAGCCCCCACGGTTCAGGCGCctcaggcaggagagggaaTCAGTTGGGCAGTGGAACCCTGAGGAGGGAGGCCCTAATCTGCTGCCCAGCCAGTGGCCAGGCAGGCCCAAGCTGGGCGctgcagagaagagcagcatCTCGGGCAGACGCTCTCCTGAGCTGTCCTACCAGAACTCTTCAGACCATGCCAATGAGGAGTGGGAGACAGCATCTGAGAGCAGTGACTTCAGCGAGCggagggagagaagagatgGCGTTCCAGAGAGTGAAAGCCAGCTGGAAGGTGGCCTTGGCACTGGAAACTTGGGGGAGAAGAGGGAACTGGCAAAGAGGAGCTTCTCAAGCCAGAGACCGCTGGTGGACAGGCAGAGCCGCAAGGCTGAGCCAGCAGGGTTTGCAGAGCAGTCTGTCAGGACTGGTGTGGGAGCAGCTTCCAGATATGAGAGCCAACAGAATGGGACCCTGATAAAGAGCAAAAG GTCTCCAGAAGAAGGAGGAGGCCTTGGCAACACCAGTGGTGGGAGCAGCCACTCCATTTATAGTTTGGATAGGGCCTCCCACGTGAACTCAGAGAGTGCTGAGGGGCCAGGTAAAAAGCCAGAGAAGGAGCACAAACCCACTGCACAAAGAGCAAGTGAGAAGGGAGAGGCCTTGTCACAGTTTGAACTGAGTTATGGAA GTACCATCATTGATAATCGGGTGTCGAGCACAACAGAAGAGAATGAAGTTGGTTCCATAGCAGGGGAGGGCTTCATTGAGGTTCTAACCAAAAAGCAGCGTCGTTTGCTGGAGGAGGAGCGGAGGAAGaaggaacaggctgcccag GCACCAGCCAAGGCCCGCGTCCTTCAGTCGCGCATTCCACCGCGATTTGCGAAGAAGCAGAACAGCCTGTGCTTGGAGCAGAGTGATGTAACCGTGTCTGGAAACAGCCTGGGCACAGAGATCTGGGAGAGCAACAGCCCAG CACTTTCTGTTCAGTCTCCTGGCAGTGATTCCTGGAGCAAGCCTGTAAATGCCTTCAATGGTACTGAGTCTAGCACTGAG GGATTTAAAGGCAGCCAGGGGGATAGTGGCATTGACTTGAGCGCGGAGTCTCGGGAATCCTCCGCGACCTCCTCTCAGCGCAGTTCTCCATATGGCACCCTCAAACCAGAGGAGATGAATGGGGCTGGCCTGGTGGACCCAAAGCCTGACTGCCAGAAGGAGCAAGTGCAGAAGCAAACTGATAAAAAG GATTCAGATCAAGGCTCAGGACAGAACAAGGAACACAAGCCTGGACCAATCGGCAACGAACGCtccctgaaaaacagaaagggTTCGGAGGGAACGGAACGGCTGGAAGGGAATATTCCCCCTGTTAATGGGGTGGAAATTCACGTGGATTCTGTACTTCCTGTGCCGCCCATTGAATTTGGAGTAAATCCTAAA gACTCTGACTTCAGTTTGCCCCCTGGTTCTGCCTCTGGCACTGCAGCTAACCCTGTCACCAAACTGCAGGATGCCTTGGCCAGTaat GCAGGGTTAACACAGTCCATTCCCATCCTGCGAAGGGATCATCACCTCCAGCGCTGCATTGGCCTGAACCCCATGTCCTTCCCCACTGCAGACCTTACTCTTAAG ATGGAGTCTGCTCGTAAAGCTTGGGAAAACTCTCCAAGTTTACCAGAACAGAACTCCCCAGGAGGTGCAGGTTCAGGCATCCAGCCTCCTTCCAGTGTTGGAGCTTCCAACGGTGTCAGCTACAGCTCTTTTGGTGGAGTTTCTATGCCTCCTATGCCGGTTGCATCTGTAGCACCTTCTGCATCTATTCCAG GTAACCATATTCCACCCCTCTATCTGGATGGCCACGTGTTTGCAAGTCAGCCCCGCCTGGTCCCTCAGACGATACCTCAGCAGCAAAGCTACCAACAG gctgctgctgctcaacaGATTCCCATTTCCCTGCACACATCCTTACAGGCCCAAGCTCAGCTTGGACTGAGGGGTGGGCTGCCTGTTTCCCAGTCCCAGGAGATGTACAGCTCCATACAACCCTTCAG gtcTCAGGTGTACATGCACCCCAGtctgtcccagcccagcaccatGGTCCTGACAGGAGGCACTGCTCTGAAGCCTCCATATTCTGCCTTCCCAGGCATGCAGCCCTTGGAGGTGGTGAAAACCCAGTCTGGGTCCCCCTATCAGCCCATGAATGGAAGCCAGGCACTGGTTTATGAGGGGCAAATAAACCAGGCTGGTATGGGAGCCTCCCAGATGATGGACTCTCAGCTCACACAG CTGACAATGCCTGtgcctggctcccagctgcctctgccccgCTACGGCTCtggccagcagcccctgcttcTACCACAGTCCATCCAGCTTCCTCAGGGGCAAAACCTGCCTGTAGGAGCTCCCCGAAGAATCCTCCCTCCTGGATCCCAGCCTTCTGTTcttgctgccagcagggag TCCTCCCAGATGGAAATGAAAGGGTTTCATTTCTCCGATGGTAAACAGAGCATGTCCTCCGGAGGGTCTGTACCGTCCCCACACGCGTACAG AATTTACTCCATGAATGTTGTCGACTCTTCGATTTCCAGGCCtagctctgccagccccagcggGAAGCCGTCGGGACCAGCAGTGAGCATGGGCTCTGTGCAAGGACACTACGTTCAGCAG GCAAAGCAGCGGGTGGATGATAACAAAGCCAATCTGGGAGCAGTGAAGCTGCAAGAAACAGCCTCCACAAACCAGATGAAGCCAGTGCGCACAGGAGCGATCAAACCTCAGGCAGTCAAAGTGGAAGAGAGCAAGGCCTAG